In the genome of Chelmon rostratus isolate fCheRos1 chromosome 24, fCheRos1.pri, whole genome shotgun sequence, one region contains:
- the cep70 gene encoding centrosomal protein of 70 kDa isoform X1 gives MEEQEQVEWDDVNKLLQHHGFKTMHFADPVENKNLSDLVLLDKKSAGEIRMTLKTMLTDSERRQALIQELIKSNNQLKEEAHEQMRQAAQKSQRATELEGLLDAVKTRLQDLEDRYLGKAVQQHSHTQRLQQEKQEAQKLCEVLEQKLSKQREEAAQLQRKIYFTIKEEERRLARQSHTFQHICKKVSQQNSPADQQVLDVIDFYEGKMTQLLDELRSARGEPEGSQVRIKKTSSNVTPSFKTILRAYQDQQKGSKSQIEELKREVERLKQELETRPTLRDVKFYKHKLRRLEASNKSNNTRLPKADDTAEISENISDLTREASLCAHYNHEFSSPELQLLNEISAVVTNPKAPFRLRRQKPSSVASEWAGFQSLLPTLEIWAQQLHLLQDLQRGLNKLTARLMPWQNSDGGHDAAEAVKVEDMMLLVDTMLENTSTDDDKVLRSPTRYTLAAMVSHFQKLFDVTSLSGVYPRMNEVYTRLGEMTNAMRNLREALELDGRAPPAEVVNHVARLVSSTEHIAGLHNLLGDAEIDSIIVKVKQHEEFFPAFHALIVDILQTLGVSQLDDILPALKSLKQTAQ, from the exons ATGGAAGAG caggagcaggtggaATGGGATGACGTGAACAAACTTCTGCAGCATCATGGTTTTAAGACCATGCATTTTGCAGATCCTGTGGAGAACAAGAACCTCTCTG ATTTGGTTCTGCTGGACAAGAAGTCGGCTGGTGAGATTAGGATGACTTTAAAGACGATGCTCACAGACTCAGAAAGAAGACAGGCCCTCATCCAGGAGCTCATCAAGTCCAATAACCAACTCAA AGAGGAGGCTCATGAGCAAATGAGACAGGCGGCTCAGAAGTCTCAGAGGGCCACAGAGCTGGAGGGGCTGCTGGACGCGGTGAAGACCAGACTCCAGGACCTGGAGGACCGCTACCTCGGCAAGGCTGTCCAACAGCACAGCCACACGCagcggctgcagcaggagaagcaaGAAGCCCAG AAATTGTGTGAGGTTCTGGAGCAGAAGCTGTccaaacagagggaggaagcagcTCAGCTTCAGAGGAAAATTTACTTCACCATCAAAGAAGAGGAGCGACGATTGGCTCGACAGAGTCACACTTTCCAGCACATCTGCAAGAAAGTCAGCCAGCAGAACTCCCCGGCAGACCAGCA GGTGTTGGATGTGATTGACTTCTACGAGGGTAAGATGACTCAGCTGCTGGATGAGCTCAG ATCTGCCAGAGGAGAACCAGAGGGATCTCAAGTAAGAATCAAGAAGACATCCAGCAATGTTACTCCATCCTTCAAAACCATTCTGAGG GCGTACCAGGACCAGCAGAAGGGGAGCAAAAGTCAGAtagaggagctgaagagggaGGTCGAGCGCCTGAAGCAAGAGCTGGAGACCAG GCCGACGCTCAGAGACGTGAAGTTCTACAAGCACAAGCTCCGCCGTTTGGAGGCGTCCAACAAGAGCAACAACACAAG GTTGCCCAAAGCAGACGACACGGCTGAGATCAGCGAGAACATCAGTGACCTAACCAGAGAAGCCAGTCTGTGCGCCCACTACAACCAT GAGTTTTCTTCTCCTGAGCTCCAGCTGTTGAATGAAATCAGCGCCGTTGTGACGAATCCCAAAGCTCCGTTTCGACTGCGCCGACAGAAACCCTCCTCTGTTGCCTCGGAGTGGGCCGGGTTTCAGTCCCTCCTCCCCACACTGGAGATTTGGgctcagcagctccacctgctaCAG GATCTGCAAAGGGGTTTAAATAAACTGACTGCCAGACTGATGCCCTGGCAGAACAGTGATGGTGGCCATGATGCTGCAGAAGCAGTGAAGGTGGAGGACATGATGTTGCTGGTGGACACCATGCTGGAAAACACCTCGACTGATGACGACAAG GTGCTCAGGAGTCCCACTCGATACACCCTGGCCGCCATGGTGTCTCACTTCCAGAAGCTGTTCGACGTGACCTCCCTCAGCGGCGTGTACCCACGTATGAACGAGGTCTACACCAGGCTGGGAGAGATGACCAACGCCATGAGGAACCTCCGAGAAGCTCTGGAGCTAG ACGGCAGGGCTCCTCCTGCTGAGGTGGTGAACCACGTGGCCAGACTGGTTTCCTCCACTGAACACATTGCCGGACTCCATAATCTGCTGGGAGATGCTGAAATTGACAG CATCATCGTCAAAGTGAAGCAGCATGAGGAGTTCTTCCCTGCGTTCCACGCACTCATCgtggacattttacagactcTCG GGGTGAGTCAACTGGACGACATCCTTCCAGCTCTGAAGTCTTTGAAACAAACGGCACAATGA
- the cep70 gene encoding centrosomal protein of 70 kDa isoform X2, protein MEEQEQVEWDDVNKLLQHHGFKTMHFADPVENKNLSDLVLLDKKSAGEIRMTLKTMLTDSERRQALIQELIKSNNQLKEEAHEQMRQAAQKSQRATELEGLLDAVKTRLQDLEDRYLGKAVQQHSHTQRLQQEKQEAQKLCEVLEQKLSKQREEAAQLQRKIYFTIKEEERRLARQSHTFQHICKKVSQQNSPADQQVLDVIDFYEGKMTQLLDELRSARGEPEGSQVRIKKTSSNVTPSFKTILRAYQDQQKGSKSQIEELKREVERLKQELETRPTLRDVKFYKHKLRRLEASNKSNNTRLPKADDTAEISENISDLTREASLCAHYNHLLNEISAVVTNPKAPFRLRRQKPSSVASEWAGFQSLLPTLEIWAQQLHLLQDLQRGLNKLTARLMPWQNSDGGHDAAEAVKVEDMMLLVDTMLENTSTDDDKVLRSPTRYTLAAMVSHFQKLFDVTSLSGVYPRMNEVYTRLGEMTNAMRNLREALELDGRAPPAEVVNHVARLVSSTEHIAGLHNLLGDAEIDSIIVKVKQHEEFFPAFHALIVDILQTLGVSQLDDILPALKSLKQTAQ, encoded by the exons ATGGAAGAG caggagcaggtggaATGGGATGACGTGAACAAACTTCTGCAGCATCATGGTTTTAAGACCATGCATTTTGCAGATCCTGTGGAGAACAAGAACCTCTCTG ATTTGGTTCTGCTGGACAAGAAGTCGGCTGGTGAGATTAGGATGACTTTAAAGACGATGCTCACAGACTCAGAAAGAAGACAGGCCCTCATCCAGGAGCTCATCAAGTCCAATAACCAACTCAA AGAGGAGGCTCATGAGCAAATGAGACAGGCGGCTCAGAAGTCTCAGAGGGCCACAGAGCTGGAGGGGCTGCTGGACGCGGTGAAGACCAGACTCCAGGACCTGGAGGACCGCTACCTCGGCAAGGCTGTCCAACAGCACAGCCACACGCagcggctgcagcaggagaagcaaGAAGCCCAG AAATTGTGTGAGGTTCTGGAGCAGAAGCTGTccaaacagagggaggaagcagcTCAGCTTCAGAGGAAAATTTACTTCACCATCAAAGAAGAGGAGCGACGATTGGCTCGACAGAGTCACACTTTCCAGCACATCTGCAAGAAAGTCAGCCAGCAGAACTCCCCGGCAGACCAGCA GGTGTTGGATGTGATTGACTTCTACGAGGGTAAGATGACTCAGCTGCTGGATGAGCTCAG ATCTGCCAGAGGAGAACCAGAGGGATCTCAAGTAAGAATCAAGAAGACATCCAGCAATGTTACTCCATCCTTCAAAACCATTCTGAGG GCGTACCAGGACCAGCAGAAGGGGAGCAAAAGTCAGAtagaggagctgaagagggaGGTCGAGCGCCTGAAGCAAGAGCTGGAGACCAG GCCGACGCTCAGAGACGTGAAGTTCTACAAGCACAAGCTCCGCCGTTTGGAGGCGTCCAACAAGAGCAACAACACAAG GTTGCCCAAAGCAGACGACACGGCTGAGATCAGCGAGAACATCAGTGACCTAACCAGAGAAGCCAGTCTGTGCGCCCACTACAACCAT CTGTTGAATGAAATCAGCGCCGTTGTGACGAATCCCAAAGCTCCGTTTCGACTGCGCCGACAGAAACCCTCCTCTGTTGCCTCGGAGTGGGCCGGGTTTCAGTCCCTCCTCCCCACACTGGAGATTTGGgctcagcagctccacctgctaCAG GATCTGCAAAGGGGTTTAAATAAACTGACTGCCAGACTGATGCCCTGGCAGAACAGTGATGGTGGCCATGATGCTGCAGAAGCAGTGAAGGTGGAGGACATGATGTTGCTGGTGGACACCATGCTGGAAAACACCTCGACTGATGACGACAAG GTGCTCAGGAGTCCCACTCGATACACCCTGGCCGCCATGGTGTCTCACTTCCAGAAGCTGTTCGACGTGACCTCCCTCAGCGGCGTGTACCCACGTATGAACGAGGTCTACACCAGGCTGGGAGAGATGACCAACGCCATGAGGAACCTCCGAGAAGCTCTGGAGCTAG ACGGCAGGGCTCCTCCTGCTGAGGTGGTGAACCACGTGGCCAGACTGGTTTCCTCCACTGAACACATTGCCGGACTCCATAATCTGCTGGGAGATGCTGAAATTGACAG CATCATCGTCAAAGTGAAGCAGCATGAGGAGTTCTTCCCTGCGTTCCACGCACTCATCgtggacattttacagactcTCG GGGTGAGTCAACTGGACGACATCCTTCCAGCTCTGAAGTCTTTGAAACAAACGGCACAATGA
- the cep70 gene encoding centrosomal protein of 70 kDa isoform X3: protein MHFADPVENKNLSDLVLLDKKSAGEIRMTLKTMLTDSERRQALIQELIKSNNQLKEEAHEQMRQAAQKSQRATELEGLLDAVKTRLQDLEDRYLGKAVQQHSHTQRLQQEKQEAQKLCEVLEQKLSKQREEAAQLQRKIYFTIKEEERRLARQSHTFQHICKKVSQQNSPADQQVLDVIDFYEGKMTQLLDELRSARGEPEGSQVRIKKTSSNVTPSFKTILRAYQDQQKGSKSQIEELKREVERLKQELETRPTLRDVKFYKHKLRRLEASNKSNNTRLPKADDTAEISENISDLTREASLCAHYNHEFSSPELQLLNEISAVVTNPKAPFRLRRQKPSSVASEWAGFQSLLPTLEIWAQQLHLLQDLQRGLNKLTARLMPWQNSDGGHDAAEAVKVEDMMLLVDTMLENTSTDDDKVLRSPTRYTLAAMVSHFQKLFDVTSLSGVYPRMNEVYTRLGEMTNAMRNLREALELDGRAPPAEVVNHVARLVSSTEHIAGLHNLLGDAEIDSIIVKVKQHEEFFPAFHALIVDILQTLGVSQLDDILPALKSLKQTAQ from the exons ATGCATTTTGCAGATCCTGTGGAGAACAAGAACCTCTCTG ATTTGGTTCTGCTGGACAAGAAGTCGGCTGGTGAGATTAGGATGACTTTAAAGACGATGCTCACAGACTCAGAAAGAAGACAGGCCCTCATCCAGGAGCTCATCAAGTCCAATAACCAACTCAA AGAGGAGGCTCATGAGCAAATGAGACAGGCGGCTCAGAAGTCTCAGAGGGCCACAGAGCTGGAGGGGCTGCTGGACGCGGTGAAGACCAGACTCCAGGACCTGGAGGACCGCTACCTCGGCAAGGCTGTCCAACAGCACAGCCACACGCagcggctgcagcaggagaagcaaGAAGCCCAG AAATTGTGTGAGGTTCTGGAGCAGAAGCTGTccaaacagagggaggaagcagcTCAGCTTCAGAGGAAAATTTACTTCACCATCAAAGAAGAGGAGCGACGATTGGCTCGACAGAGTCACACTTTCCAGCACATCTGCAAGAAAGTCAGCCAGCAGAACTCCCCGGCAGACCAGCA GGTGTTGGATGTGATTGACTTCTACGAGGGTAAGATGACTCAGCTGCTGGATGAGCTCAG ATCTGCCAGAGGAGAACCAGAGGGATCTCAAGTAAGAATCAAGAAGACATCCAGCAATGTTACTCCATCCTTCAAAACCATTCTGAGG GCGTACCAGGACCAGCAGAAGGGGAGCAAAAGTCAGAtagaggagctgaagagggaGGTCGAGCGCCTGAAGCAAGAGCTGGAGACCAG GCCGACGCTCAGAGACGTGAAGTTCTACAAGCACAAGCTCCGCCGTTTGGAGGCGTCCAACAAGAGCAACAACACAAG GTTGCCCAAAGCAGACGACACGGCTGAGATCAGCGAGAACATCAGTGACCTAACCAGAGAAGCCAGTCTGTGCGCCCACTACAACCAT GAGTTTTCTTCTCCTGAGCTCCAGCTGTTGAATGAAATCAGCGCCGTTGTGACGAATCCCAAAGCTCCGTTTCGACTGCGCCGACAGAAACCCTCCTCTGTTGCCTCGGAGTGGGCCGGGTTTCAGTCCCTCCTCCCCACACTGGAGATTTGGgctcagcagctccacctgctaCAG GATCTGCAAAGGGGTTTAAATAAACTGACTGCCAGACTGATGCCCTGGCAGAACAGTGATGGTGGCCATGATGCTGCAGAAGCAGTGAAGGTGGAGGACATGATGTTGCTGGTGGACACCATGCTGGAAAACACCTCGACTGATGACGACAAG GTGCTCAGGAGTCCCACTCGATACACCCTGGCCGCCATGGTGTCTCACTTCCAGAAGCTGTTCGACGTGACCTCCCTCAGCGGCGTGTACCCACGTATGAACGAGGTCTACACCAGGCTGGGAGAGATGACCAACGCCATGAGGAACCTCCGAGAAGCTCTGGAGCTAG ACGGCAGGGCTCCTCCTGCTGAGGTGGTGAACCACGTGGCCAGACTGGTTTCCTCCACTGAACACATTGCCGGACTCCATAATCTGCTGGGAGATGCTGAAATTGACAG CATCATCGTCAAAGTGAAGCAGCATGAGGAGTTCTTCCCTGCGTTCCACGCACTCATCgtggacattttacagactcTCG GGGTGAGTCAACTGGACGACATCCTTCCAGCTCTGAAGTCTTTGAAACAAACGGCACAATGA
- the LOC121627341 gene encoding ankyrin repeat domain-containing protein SOWAHC-like, translating into MLTMAADCSQEAILDFLKEKGGKVKNTDLIEQFKTVFPEEPEKKTAVRNRFKNYVDNVAFVKTECGVKYVCLKKKFRGSFKCKPSVGNETSGTERQVLNEKRAPASDCGQVSGDDAAQPRAAGGETPGSGYGNDSQVKVPPVVSPETILLDETDDESRPECHEFVCVVEEVDSSSGEMGNRGSIRRERRESKKEQVGKAPDIPEIAVIEASPLPAEGSQFTLPGPAQTGVAGNVDILNPRDRQAEAGPVSREGLKEAEQIHVVTRRQSSKGSQHGTRHLQPEEGDDEGLLDTHSLSGSEGSSSPRGSRKHFIEVMMNSSPQVRRSMVLRNSVCLSFRSDSDSVSLVSSNPDDDRASVTLDPLEHEWMMCASDGEWASLYRLLTTEPSLILRKDFVSGFTCLHWAAKHGKPELLALIINFAKQHNVAISVDVRSNTGYTPLHIAAMHNHMEVVKLLVGAYNADVEIRDYSGRKACQYLTDNVSVDMRDIIGAYEHSGSDSTDHKDRGRWRFSKVLQSNLKPLRLLSPSDCDSVDRDYLPREKPVRRKSSFSRMKPKLERLRMRTSQIVHGTTFHDTEELERSVRGSFKSRPKTHFFG; encoded by the coding sequence ATGTTGACGATGGCAGCCGACTGCAGCCAAGAGGCGATTTTGGACTTTCTGAAGGAGAAAGGGGGCAAAGTGAAAAACACGGATTTAATTGAGCAGTTCAAGACCGTGTTCCCGGAGGAGCCCGAGAAGAAGACGGCTGTCCGCAACAGGTTTAAAAACTACGTCGACAACGTCGCTTTTGTAAAAACCGAGTGCGGAGTTAAATATGTGTGCCTGAAGAAAAAGTTTCGCGGCTCGTTCAAGTGTAAGCCGAGTGTCGGAAACGAGACGAGTGGGACAGAAAGAcaagttttaaatgaaaagagagCCCCGGCGTCAGACTGCGGTCAGGTTAGCGGTGATGACGCAGCCCAGCCTCGTGCAGCAGGCGGTGAGACACCTGGCTCGGGTTACGGAAATGACAGCCAGGTGAAGGTTCCGCCTGTTGTCTCTCCTGAAACCATTTTACTGGACGAAACAGACGACGAAAGTAGGCCGGAGTGTCATGAGTTTGTCTGTGTAGTTGAGGAAGTGGACAGCAGCTCAGGTGAGATGGGCAACAGAGGAAGCATCcgaagagagaggagggagtccAAGAAGGAGCAGGTGGGGAAAGCGCCTGACATACCAGAGATTGCAGTGATTGAAGCTTCGCCTCTCCCTGCAGAGGGAAGTCAGTTCACCTTGCCTGGGCCTGCACAAACTGGTGTGGCAGGTAATGTAGACATACTCAATCCCAGAGACAGGCAGGCCGAGGCTGGGCCTGTTTCACGTGAAGGCCTGAAGGAAGCAGAGCAGATTCATGTGGTGACCCGGCGCCAGAGCTCAAAAGGATCCCAGCACGGGACCAGACACCTGCAGCCAGAGGAAGGGGACGATGAAGGACTGCTGGACACGCATAGTTTGTCTGGGAGCGAAGGAAGCAGCTCCCCGAGAGGCAGCCGCAAACACTTCATCGAGGTCATGATGAACAGTTCCCCCCAGGTGAGGCGCAGCATGGTGTTGCGCAACTCCGTTTGCCTGTCGTTCAGGAGTGACAGTGACTCAGTTTCATTGGTCTCCTCCAACCCAGATGACGACAGGGCCTCCGTCACTCTGGACCCGCTGGAACATGAGTGGATGATGTGTGCTTCGGACGGGGAGTGGGCCAGCCTGTACCGCCTCCTCACCACGGAGCCCAGTCTCATCCTGAGGAAGGACTTCGTCAGCGGTTTCACCTGCCTGCACTGGGCAGCCAAGCATGGCAAGCCTGAGCTGCTCGCACTGATCATCAACTTCGCCAAACAGCACAATGTTGCCATCAGCGTCGATGTTCGGTCCAACACCGGCTACACGCCGCTGCACATAGCGGCCATGCACAACCACATGGAGGTGGTGAAGCTCCTGGTGGGTGCCTACAATGCGGATGTTGAGATCAGAGACTACAGCGGGAGGAAGGCCTGCCAGTACCTCACCGACAATGTGAGCGTGGACATGCGGGACATCATAGGGGCGTACGAGCATTCGGGCTCAGACAGCACAGACCACAAGGACAGAGGTCGCTGGAGGTTCTCCAAAGTACTCCAGTCTAACCTGAAGCCCCTCAGGCTTCTCAGTCCCAGTGACTGTGACTCTGTGGACAGAGATTATCTACCCAGAGAGAAACCCGTCAGGAGGAAGTCTTCATTCAGCAGGATGAAGCCCAAACTAGAGAGGCTCCGCATGAGGACATCGCAGATCGTCCATGGCACGACGTTCCATgacacagaggagctggagaggtcTGTGAGAGGGTCCTTCAAGTCCAGACCCAAGACACATTTCTTCGGGTGA